CCGGAGTAACACCGCTACTAGCCCCGACAATAGGACTCACAATCGTGTATTCCACGGGACAGCCCATAAAAAGTATCCCGAGGACCATCACAAAAATGACACAGAAAATCTTTTTGTATCTTTCCATACAGGTCTCCTTTTGGTACACTGTAGGATAGGCCCCCATCAACGATGGGCCGCTACGATTGGTAGCGGACGGCCTTCGTAAACCGGTGCCGGGACAAGGGTGCGCCACATTCTGTCCCGGCACCACCCTGATCTCTGGAGAACCGAGCTTTGTAATGAGGAGGTTTCTTCCTCGCCCACAACAGAGCAACCGGTTTCTCTTTCAATCAATAATCCACCGAGCCTTTTCATCACCTCCTTCTAAATAATGTATTGTTGTCCATCTCCCGGACCATCGGTCCGTTCGTGGTTTGTGACAAGGAATCCAGGCAAAGGCACATCCTCGCCGCTCGCCTATCCTCGCCACATCCCTGCCTAACGAGAAGTATGGGGCCCCTGCTTTTTCCCTCTTAGATCCCTCTTTCTTACTGGATATCCCTCCCTAAGGAAGGAACTTCATCCCGGGTAATCAGCCAGGGATGTTCGTAATACGCCTTAAACACCCCCCGTTCCGTGTAGCGCTCCGAGAACTTCCCTGAACCATCAATAACAAACTCCCCATTCCAGGTGCAAAACCAGGCCCAGGGGAGCCTCTTTTGGGCAATCGCCTCCACATTGGGAAGGGTACCATTCTCAGAAATGGCACAGAGCTTTGGCTCAAAGGAAGAAGCCTGCAGGGCTCTGAGTTCCTTTTCATGGTCCCGGTAATCCCGCTCCGGGGGATACAGATCCACACTGATAATATCCACCACATCGTCCCCGGGATACCATGCGGGATCCTGGCCGTTCCAAACCCAGATCAGATTGGTTAGACCATGATGACGCACTAGTCGATCAAAAAGAAGCATATAGAGTTTTTTGTACGGTTCTGGGCCCTTAGAACCCCACCAGAACCATCCTCCCGAAGCTTCGTGAAGAGGGCGCCAGAGTACCGGTACACCAGCGGTCTGTAATTTTTTTAATTCCACCGCAATGGCATCAATATCTCGAAGAAGGAGGGCGTACTCCCGCCCCTTAGGATTTTCCAGGGCCGCCGCAAAATCAAAGGTAGTAGCCTTGGTATAAAATCCTGAGTACCACCGCTTATCCGGTTCTTTGTCAATTAATCCCGTGGGGGCATTCCAGTGCCAGGCACAGGTCACCAGGCCCCCTTTCTTCCAATAATTAATCGCCTCCTGGA
The DNA window shown above is from Treponema sp. J25 and carries:
- a CDS encoding glycosyl hydrolase, which encodes MVVSIGTPFVAIAEDVPFPRDYPVIQSQQGRRLPPLSSRALMYEAEDGDFFGVRQEKDYQGYTGSGYVKFPVIEGVSLAVTVTIPQEGYYALRLRSMVKPGDTSLAQVQIDVEERSVGAQRLTVTGIFSDVLFYYPLWLSKGENRLFISSLQGEWYLDRLTLEPLTKELYQTMLPRRNLVTPNPLPAAQAVYQYLLDMQGKGILSGQQIYGRSVEINTIFKEIGKYPAILGIDLIDYSPSRVERGTKSSVIQEAINYWKKGGLVTCAWHWNAPTGLIDKEPDKRWYSGFYTKATTFDFAAALENPKGREYALLLRDIDAIAVELKKLQTAGVPVLWRPLHEASGGWFWWGSKGPEPYKKLYMLLFDRLVRHHGLTNLIWVWNGQDPAWYPGDDVVDIISVDLYPPERDYRDHEKELRALQASSFEPKLCAISENGTLPNVEAIAQKRLPWAWFCTWNGEFVIDGSGKFSERYTERGVFKAYYEHPWLITRDEVPSLGRDIQ